In one window of Skermanella rosea DNA:
- a CDS encoding branched-chain amino acid ABC transporter permease translates to MMELLGIPPQVLFGQLLLGLINGSFYALLSLGLAVIFGMLNVINFAHGAQYMLGAFAAWMLLKFAGINYWLALVLAPVLVGLLGVVLEKLMLSRLYKLDHLYGLLLTFGLALIIEGMFRHWYGVSGQPYPIPQALAGGYNLGFMFLPTYRGWVVAVSLVVCFGTWFMIERTRLGAYLRAATENPVLVQAFGINVPVMITATYGFGVALAGLAGVLAAPIYQVNPLMGSHLIIVVFAVVVIGGMGSILGAVLTGFMLGILEGFTKVFYPEASNIVIFVVMAVVLLIKPAGLFGREK, encoded by the coding sequence ATGATGGAGCTGCTGGGGATTCCGCCCCAGGTCCTGTTCGGTCAGCTCCTGCTGGGGCTGATCAACGGGTCCTTCTACGCCCTGCTGAGCCTCGGGCTGGCCGTCATCTTCGGCATGCTCAACGTCATCAACTTCGCGCACGGCGCCCAGTACATGCTGGGCGCCTTCGCGGCGTGGATGCTGCTGAAGTTCGCCGGGATCAACTACTGGCTGGCCCTGGTGCTGGCCCCGGTGCTGGTCGGCCTGCTCGGCGTCGTGCTGGAGAAGCTGATGCTCAGCCGGCTCTACAAGCTCGACCACCTCTATGGCCTGCTGCTCACCTTCGGCCTCGCCCTGATCATCGAGGGCATGTTCCGCCACTGGTACGGCGTCTCCGGACAGCCCTACCCGATCCCCCAGGCGCTCGCCGGCGGCTACAACCTCGGCTTCATGTTCCTGCCGACATACCGCGGCTGGGTCGTCGCCGTCTCGCTGGTGGTCTGCTTCGGCACCTGGTTCATGATCGAGCGCACGAGGCTGGGAGCATACCTGCGCGCCGCCACCGAGAACCCGGTGCTGGTCCAGGCCTTCGGCATCAACGTCCCGGTCATGATCACCGCCACGTACGGCTTCGGCGTGGCGCTCGCCGGCCTGGCCGGCGTGCTCGCGGCGCCGATCTACCAGGTCAACCCGCTGATGGGATCGCACCTCATCATCGTCGTCTTCGCCGTCGTCGTGATCGGCGGCATGGGCTCGATCCTCGGGGCCGTGCTGACCGGCTTCATGCTCGGCATCCTGGAGGGCTTCACCAAGGTGTTCTACCCCGAGGCCTCCAACATCGTGATCTTCGTCGTGATGGCCGTGGTGCTGCTGATCAAGCCGGCCGGTCTGTTCGGACGGGAGAAGTAA
- a CDS encoding ABC transporter substrate-binding protein yields MLKQIMAGTALAALSVGFAAAANAQGAISDGRIKIGVLNDRSGIYADVAGEGSAVAARMAAEEFGNAIDGTPIEIVVADHQNKADIAANVTRQWIDREQVDVIADVPNSAAALAVQEITRDKNRIFLMSGPGSSRLTGDACSPTGIHWTYDNHALAAGTARALTEEGKNTWYFLTADYAFGHSLEEETTAVVKELGGQALGSVRHPLGNSDFSSFLLQAQGSGAQVIGLANAGNDTTNAIKQANEFGITQAGQTLAGMLLFISDVHALGLDAAQGLVATTGFYWDMDEETRAWSAKYQEKMGSKPTMVQAGVYSSVKHYLKAVQAAKTDEAKAVVSKMHELPIQDMFAKNGKILANGRMVHDMYLARVKAPSESKGPWDYYEIVRTIPGDSAYLDAAASGCKIAQK; encoded by the coding sequence ATGCTGAAGCAGATCATGGCCGGAACGGCGCTCGCGGCACTGTCGGTCGGCTTCGCCGCCGCCGCGAACGCGCAGGGCGCCATTTCCGACGGCAGGATCAAGATCGGCGTCCTGAACGACCGCTCGGGCATCTATGCCGACGTGGCGGGCGAGGGCTCGGCCGTGGCGGCGCGCATGGCCGCGGAGGAGTTCGGCAACGCCATCGACGGCACGCCGATCGAGATCGTGGTCGCCGACCACCAGAACAAGGCGGACATCGCGGCCAACGTCACCCGCCAGTGGATCGACCGGGAGCAGGTCGACGTGATCGCCGACGTGCCCAACTCGGCCGCGGCCCTCGCGGTGCAGGAGATCACCCGCGACAAGAACCGCATCTTCCTGATGTCGGGTCCCGGCAGCTCCCGCCTGACCGGCGACGCCTGCTCGCCGACCGGCATCCACTGGACCTACGACAACCACGCGCTGGCGGCCGGCACCGCCCGCGCGCTGACGGAGGAAGGCAAGAACACCTGGTACTTCCTGACCGCCGACTACGCCTTCGGCCATTCGCTGGAGGAGGAGACCACGGCCGTCGTCAAGGAACTGGGCGGCCAGGCCCTGGGCTCGGTGCGCCACCCGCTCGGCAACTCGGACTTCTCGTCCTTCCTGCTCCAGGCCCAGGGGTCCGGCGCCCAGGTGATCGGCCTCGCCAACGCCGGCAACGACACGACCAACGCGATCAAGCAGGCCAACGAGTTCGGCATCACCCAGGCGGGCCAGACGCTGGCCGGGATGCTGCTGTTCATCTCCGACGTCCACGCGCTGGGGCTCGACGCGGCCCAGGGCCTGGTCGCGACCACCGGCTTCTACTGGGACATGGACGAGGAGACCCGCGCCTGGTCGGCCAAGTACCAGGAGAAGATGGGCTCCAAGCCGACCATGGTGCAGGCCGGCGTCTATTCCTCGGTCAAGCACTACCTGAAGGCAGTCCAGGCGGCCAAGACCGACGAGGCGAAGGCCGTGGTCTCCAAGATGCACGAGCTGCCGATCCAGGACATGTTCGCCAAGAACGGCAAGATCCTGGCCAACGGCCGCATGGTCCACGACATGTACCTGGCCCGCGTCAAGGCGCCGTCCGAGAGCAAGGGGCCGTGGGACTATTACGAGATCGTCCGGACCATTCCCGGTGACAGCGCCTATCTCGACGCGGCCGCCAGCGGCTGCAAGATCGCCCAGAAGTAA